From the Rhinolophus sinicus isolate RSC01 linkage group LG02, ASM3656204v1, whole genome shotgun sequence genome, one window contains:
- the TSPAN11 gene encoding tetraspanin-11 isoform X1, whose amino-acid sequence MLCPATMAHDKVEQDDWLVLYLKYLLFVFNFFFWVGGAAVLAVGVWTLVEKSGYLSVLASSTFAASAYILIFAGALVMVTGFLGFGAIIREDRSCLSMYFCLLLVIFLVELVAGVLAHVYYQRLSDELKRHLTRTLSENYGQPGASEITTSVDRLQQDFKCCGSNSSADWQHSTYILSQEAEGRQVPDSCCKTVVARCGQRAHPSNIYKVEGGCITKLEQFLANHLLLMGAVGIGVACLQKHEGKCLGPGGQLEPVRKRPGRSTSVGSGRRHCCSLRDPITCGMVLTCCLHRRLQLHFH is encoded by the exons GCCCAGCGACCATGGCCCATGACAAGGTGGAGCAGGATGACTGGCTGGTCCTCTACCTGAAGTACTTACTCTTTGTCTTCAACTTCTTCTTCTGG GTGGGCGGGGCCGCCGTCCTGGCCGTGGGCGTGTGGACCCTGGTGGAGAAGAGCGGCTACCTCAGCGTCCTGGCCTCCAGCACCTTCGCCGCCTCTGCCTACATCCTCATCTTCGCCGGCGCCCTCGTCATGGTGACTGGCTTCCTGGGCTTTGGCGCCATCATCCGGGAGGACAGGAGCTGCCTCTCCATG TATTTCTGCCTGTTGCTCGTGATCTTCCTCGTTGAGCTGGTGGCGGGGGTCCTGGCCCACGTGTACTACCAGAGG cTGAGTGATGAGCTGAAGCGGCACTTGACCAGGACTTTGTCTGAGAACTACGGGCAGCCCGGAGCCTCCGAGATCACCACCTCGGTAGACCGTCTACAGCAGGAT TTCAAGTGCTGTGGAAGCAACAGCTCGGCCGACTGGCAGCACAGCACCTACATTCTGTCCCAGGAGGCCGAGGGCCGCCAGGTGCCTGACAGCTGCTGCAAGACGGTGGTGGCCCGCTGTGGCCAGAGGGCCCACCCCTCCAACATCTACAAGGTGGAG GGCGGCTGCATCACCAAGCTGGAGCAGTTCCTGGCCAACCACCTGCTGCTCATGGGGGCGGTGGGCATCGGGGTGGCCTGCCTGCAG aaacatgaaggaaaatgCCTGGGGCCTGGGGGCCAACTTGAACCTGTAAGGAAGAGACCTGGGAGGAGTACAAGTGTGGGTTCAG GAAGGAGACACTGCTGCTCCCTCAGGGATCCAATA
- the TSPAN11 gene encoding tetraspanin-11 isoform X7: MVTGFLGFGAIIREDRSCLSMYFCLLLVIFLVELVAGVLAHVYYQRLSDELKRHLTRTLSENYGQPGASEITTSVDRLQQDFKCCGSNSSADWQHSTYILSQEAEGRQVPDSCCKTVVARCGQRAHPSNIYKVEGGCITKLEQFLANHLLLMGAVGIGVACLQKHEGKCLGPGGQLEPVRKRPGRSTSVGSGRRHCCSLRDPITCGMVLTCCLHRRLQLHFH, translated from the exons ATGGTGACTGGCTTCCTGGGCTTTGGCGCCATCATCCGGGAGGACAGGAGCTGCCTCTCCATG TATTTCTGCCTGTTGCTCGTGATCTTCCTCGTTGAGCTGGTGGCGGGGGTCCTGGCCCACGTGTACTACCAGAGG cTGAGTGATGAGCTGAAGCGGCACTTGACCAGGACTTTGTCTGAGAACTACGGGCAGCCCGGAGCCTCCGAGATCACCACCTCGGTAGACCGTCTACAGCAGGAT TTCAAGTGCTGTGGAAGCAACAGCTCGGCCGACTGGCAGCACAGCACCTACATTCTGTCCCAGGAGGCCGAGGGCCGCCAGGTGCCTGACAGCTGCTGCAAGACGGTGGTGGCCCGCTGTGGCCAGAGGGCCCACCCCTCCAACATCTACAAGGTGGAG GGCGGCTGCATCACCAAGCTGGAGCAGTTCCTGGCCAACCACCTGCTGCTCATGGGGGCGGTGGGCATCGGGGTGGCCTGCCTGCAG aaacatgaaggaaaatgCCTGGGGCCTGGGGGCCAACTTGAACCTGTAAGGAAGAGACCTGGGAGGAGTACAAGTGTGGGTTCAG GAAGGAGACACTGCTGCTCCCTCAGGGATCCAATA
- the TSPAN11 gene encoding tetraspanin-11 isoform X8 gives MAHDKVEQDDWLVLYLKYLLFVFNFFFWVGGAAVLAVGVWTLVEKSGYLSVLASSTFAASAYILIFAGALVMVTGFLGFGAIIREDRSCLSMYFCLLLVIFLVELVAGVLAHVYYQRLSDELKRHLTRTLSENYGQPGASEITTSVDRLQQDFKCCGSNSSADWQHSTYILSQEAEGRQVPDSCCKTVVARCGQRAHPSNIYKVEGGCITKLEQFLANHLLLMGAVGIGVACLQKHEGKCLGPGGQLEPVRKRPGRSTSVGSGRRHCCSLRDPITCGMVLTCCLHRRLQLHFH, from the exons ATGGCCCATGACAAGGTGGAGCAGGATGACTGGCTGGTCCTCTACCTGAAGTACTTACTCTTTGTCTTCAACTTCTTCTTCTGG GTGGGCGGGGCCGCCGTCCTGGCCGTGGGCGTGTGGACCCTGGTGGAGAAGAGCGGCTACCTCAGCGTCCTGGCCTCCAGCACCTTCGCCGCCTCTGCCTACATCCTCATCTTCGCCGGCGCCCTCGTCATGGTGACTGGCTTCCTGGGCTTTGGCGCCATCATCCGGGAGGACAGGAGCTGCCTCTCCATG TATTTCTGCCTGTTGCTCGTGATCTTCCTCGTTGAGCTGGTGGCGGGGGTCCTGGCCCACGTGTACTACCAGAGG cTGAGTGATGAGCTGAAGCGGCACTTGACCAGGACTTTGTCTGAGAACTACGGGCAGCCCGGAGCCTCCGAGATCACCACCTCGGTAGACCGTCTACAGCAGGAT TTCAAGTGCTGTGGAAGCAACAGCTCGGCCGACTGGCAGCACAGCACCTACATTCTGTCCCAGGAGGCCGAGGGCCGCCAGGTGCCTGACAGCTGCTGCAAGACGGTGGTGGCCCGCTGTGGCCAGAGGGCCCACCCCTCCAACATCTACAAGGTGGAG GGCGGCTGCATCACCAAGCTGGAGCAGTTCCTGGCCAACCACCTGCTGCTCATGGGGGCGGTGGGCATCGGGGTGGCCTGCCTGCAG aaacatgaaggaaaatgCCTGGGGCCTGGGGGCCAACTTGAACCTGTAAGGAAGAGACCTGGGAGGAGTACAAGTGTGGGTTCAG GAAGGAGACACTGCTGCTCCCTCAGGGATCCAATA
- the TSPAN11 gene encoding tetraspanin-11 isoform X2: protein MLCPATMAHDKVEQDDWLVLYLKYLLFVFNFFFWVGGAAVLAVGVWTLVEKSGYLSVLASSTFAASAYILIFAGALVMVTGFLGFGAIIREDRSCLSMYFCLLLVIFLVELVAGVLAHVYYQRLSDELKRHLTRTLSENYGQPGASEITTSVDRLQQDFKCCGSNSSADWQHSTYILSQEAEGRQVPDSCCKTVVARCGQRAHPSNIYKVEGGCITKLEQFLANHLLLMGAVGIGVACLQKHEGKCLGPGGQLEPVRKRPGRSTSVGSDLRNGSHLLLTPEAPAAFSLMANCVPL, encoded by the exons GCCCAGCGACCATGGCCCATGACAAGGTGGAGCAGGATGACTGGCTGGTCCTCTACCTGAAGTACTTACTCTTTGTCTTCAACTTCTTCTTCTGG GTGGGCGGGGCCGCCGTCCTGGCCGTGGGCGTGTGGACCCTGGTGGAGAAGAGCGGCTACCTCAGCGTCCTGGCCTCCAGCACCTTCGCCGCCTCTGCCTACATCCTCATCTTCGCCGGCGCCCTCGTCATGGTGACTGGCTTCCTGGGCTTTGGCGCCATCATCCGGGAGGACAGGAGCTGCCTCTCCATG TATTTCTGCCTGTTGCTCGTGATCTTCCTCGTTGAGCTGGTGGCGGGGGTCCTGGCCCACGTGTACTACCAGAGG cTGAGTGATGAGCTGAAGCGGCACTTGACCAGGACTTTGTCTGAGAACTACGGGCAGCCCGGAGCCTCCGAGATCACCACCTCGGTAGACCGTCTACAGCAGGAT TTCAAGTGCTGTGGAAGCAACAGCTCGGCCGACTGGCAGCACAGCACCTACATTCTGTCCCAGGAGGCCGAGGGCCGCCAGGTGCCTGACAGCTGCTGCAAGACGGTGGTGGCCCGCTGTGGCCAGAGGGCCCACCCCTCCAACATCTACAAGGTGGAG GGCGGCTGCATCACCAAGCTGGAGCAGTTCCTGGCCAACCACCTGCTGCTCATGGGGGCGGTGGGCATCGGGGTGGCCTGCCTGCAG aaacatgaaggaaaatgCCTGGGGCCTGGGGGCCAACTTGAACCTGTAAGGAAGAGACCTGGGAGGAGTACAAGTGTGGGTTCAG
- the TSPAN11 gene encoding tetraspanin-11 isoform X6, which yields MLCPATMAHDKVEQDDWLVLYLKYLLFVFNFFFWVGGAAVLAVGVWTLVEKSGYLSVLASSTFAASAYILIFAGALVMVTGFLGFGAIIREDRSCLSMYFCLLLVIFLVELVAGVLAHVYYQRLSDELKRHLTRTLSENYGQPGASEITTSVDRLQQDFKCCGSNSSADWQHSTYILSQEAEGRQVPDSCCKTVVARCGQRAHPSNIYKVEPRVSHMATLFPRNMKENAWGLGANLNL from the exons GCCCAGCGACCATGGCCCATGACAAGGTGGAGCAGGATGACTGGCTGGTCCTCTACCTGAAGTACTTACTCTTTGTCTTCAACTTCTTCTTCTGG GTGGGCGGGGCCGCCGTCCTGGCCGTGGGCGTGTGGACCCTGGTGGAGAAGAGCGGCTACCTCAGCGTCCTGGCCTCCAGCACCTTCGCCGCCTCTGCCTACATCCTCATCTTCGCCGGCGCCCTCGTCATGGTGACTGGCTTCCTGGGCTTTGGCGCCATCATCCGGGAGGACAGGAGCTGCCTCTCCATG TATTTCTGCCTGTTGCTCGTGATCTTCCTCGTTGAGCTGGTGGCGGGGGTCCTGGCCCACGTGTACTACCAGAGG cTGAGTGATGAGCTGAAGCGGCACTTGACCAGGACTTTGTCTGAGAACTACGGGCAGCCCGGAGCCTCCGAGATCACCACCTCGGTAGACCGTCTACAGCAGGAT TTCAAGTGCTGTGGAAGCAACAGCTCGGCCGACTGGCAGCACAGCACCTACATTCTGTCCCAGGAGGCCGAGGGCCGCCAGGTGCCTGACAGCTGCTGCAAGACGGTGGTGGCCCGCTGTGGCCAGAGGGCCCACCCCTCCAACATCTACAAGGTGGAG CCAAGGGTGAGTCACATGGCCACTCTCTTCCCcagaaacatgaaggaaaatgCCTGGGGCCTGGGGGCCAACTTGAACCTGTAA
- the TSPAN11 gene encoding tetraspanin-11 isoform X3, with translation MLCPATMAHDKVEQDDWLVLYLKYLLFVFNFFFWVGGAAVLAVGVWTLVEKSGYLSVLASSTFAASAYILIFAGALVMVTGFLGFGAIIREDRSCLSMYFCLLLVIFLVELVAGVLAHVYYQRLSDELKRHLTRTLSENYGQPGASEITTSVDRLQQDFKCCGSNSSADWQHSTYILSQEAEGRQVPDSCCKTVVARCGQRAHPSNIYKVEGGCITKLEQFLANHLLLMGAVGIGVACLQPRVSHMATLFPRNMKENAWGLGANLNL, from the exons GCCCAGCGACCATGGCCCATGACAAGGTGGAGCAGGATGACTGGCTGGTCCTCTACCTGAAGTACTTACTCTTTGTCTTCAACTTCTTCTTCTGG GTGGGCGGGGCCGCCGTCCTGGCCGTGGGCGTGTGGACCCTGGTGGAGAAGAGCGGCTACCTCAGCGTCCTGGCCTCCAGCACCTTCGCCGCCTCTGCCTACATCCTCATCTTCGCCGGCGCCCTCGTCATGGTGACTGGCTTCCTGGGCTTTGGCGCCATCATCCGGGAGGACAGGAGCTGCCTCTCCATG TATTTCTGCCTGTTGCTCGTGATCTTCCTCGTTGAGCTGGTGGCGGGGGTCCTGGCCCACGTGTACTACCAGAGG cTGAGTGATGAGCTGAAGCGGCACTTGACCAGGACTTTGTCTGAGAACTACGGGCAGCCCGGAGCCTCCGAGATCACCACCTCGGTAGACCGTCTACAGCAGGAT TTCAAGTGCTGTGGAAGCAACAGCTCGGCCGACTGGCAGCACAGCACCTACATTCTGTCCCAGGAGGCCGAGGGCCGCCAGGTGCCTGACAGCTGCTGCAAGACGGTGGTGGCCCGCTGTGGCCAGAGGGCCCACCCCTCCAACATCTACAAGGTGGAG GGCGGCTGCATCACCAAGCTGGAGCAGTTCCTGGCCAACCACCTGCTGCTCATGGGGGCGGTGGGCATCGGGGTGGCCTGCCTGCAG CCAAGGGTGAGTCACATGGCCACTCTCTTCCCcagaaacatgaaggaaaatgCCTGGGGCCTGGGGGCCAACTTGAACCTGTAA
- the TSPAN11 gene encoding tetraspanin-11 isoform X5, producing the protein MAHDKVEQDDWLVLYLKYLLFVFNFFFWVGGAAVLAVGVWTLVEKSGYLSVLASSTFAASAYILIFAGALVMVTGFLGFGAIIREDRSCLSMYFCLLLVIFLVELVAGVLAHVYYQRLSDELKRHLTRTLSENYGQPGASEITTSVDRLQQDFKCCGSNSSADWQHSTYILSQEAEGRQVPDSCCKTVVARCGQRAHPSNIYKVEGGCITKLEQFLANHLLLMGAVGIGVACLQTCGMVLTCCLHRRLQLHFH; encoded by the exons ATGGCCCATGACAAGGTGGAGCAGGATGACTGGCTGGTCCTCTACCTGAAGTACTTACTCTTTGTCTTCAACTTCTTCTTCTGG GTGGGCGGGGCCGCCGTCCTGGCCGTGGGCGTGTGGACCCTGGTGGAGAAGAGCGGCTACCTCAGCGTCCTGGCCTCCAGCACCTTCGCCGCCTCTGCCTACATCCTCATCTTCGCCGGCGCCCTCGTCATGGTGACTGGCTTCCTGGGCTTTGGCGCCATCATCCGGGAGGACAGGAGCTGCCTCTCCATG TATTTCTGCCTGTTGCTCGTGATCTTCCTCGTTGAGCTGGTGGCGGGGGTCCTGGCCCACGTGTACTACCAGAGG cTGAGTGATGAGCTGAAGCGGCACTTGACCAGGACTTTGTCTGAGAACTACGGGCAGCCCGGAGCCTCCGAGATCACCACCTCGGTAGACCGTCTACAGCAGGAT TTCAAGTGCTGTGGAAGCAACAGCTCGGCCGACTGGCAGCACAGCACCTACATTCTGTCCCAGGAGGCCGAGGGCCGCCAGGTGCCTGACAGCTGCTGCAAGACGGTGGTGGCCCGCTGTGGCCAGAGGGCCCACCCCTCCAACATCTACAAGGTGGAG GGCGGCTGCATCACCAAGCTGGAGCAGTTCCTGGCCAACCACCTGCTGCTCATGGGGGCGGTGGGCATCGGGGTGGCCTGCCTGCAG
- the TSPAN11 gene encoding tetraspanin-11 isoform X4 codes for MLCPATMAHDKVEQDDWLVLYLKYLLFVFNFFFWVGGAAVLAVGVWTLVEKSGYLSVLASSTFAASAYILIFAGALVMVTGFLGFGAIIREDRSCLSMYFCLLLVIFLVELVAGVLAHVYYQRLSDELKRHLTRTLSENYGQPGASEITTSVDRLQQDFKCCGSNSSADWQHSTYILSQEAEGRQVPDSCCKTVVARCGQRAHPSNIYKVEGGCITKLEQFLANHLLLMGAVGIGVACLQTCGMVLTCCLHRRLQLHFH; via the exons GCCCAGCGACCATGGCCCATGACAAGGTGGAGCAGGATGACTGGCTGGTCCTCTACCTGAAGTACTTACTCTTTGTCTTCAACTTCTTCTTCTGG GTGGGCGGGGCCGCCGTCCTGGCCGTGGGCGTGTGGACCCTGGTGGAGAAGAGCGGCTACCTCAGCGTCCTGGCCTCCAGCACCTTCGCCGCCTCTGCCTACATCCTCATCTTCGCCGGCGCCCTCGTCATGGTGACTGGCTTCCTGGGCTTTGGCGCCATCATCCGGGAGGACAGGAGCTGCCTCTCCATG TATTTCTGCCTGTTGCTCGTGATCTTCCTCGTTGAGCTGGTGGCGGGGGTCCTGGCCCACGTGTACTACCAGAGG cTGAGTGATGAGCTGAAGCGGCACTTGACCAGGACTTTGTCTGAGAACTACGGGCAGCCCGGAGCCTCCGAGATCACCACCTCGGTAGACCGTCTACAGCAGGAT TTCAAGTGCTGTGGAAGCAACAGCTCGGCCGACTGGCAGCACAGCACCTACATTCTGTCCCAGGAGGCCGAGGGCCGCCAGGTGCCTGACAGCTGCTGCAAGACGGTGGTGGCCCGCTGTGGCCAGAGGGCCCACCCCTCCAACATCTACAAGGTGGAG GGCGGCTGCATCACCAAGCTGGAGCAGTTCCTGGCCAACCACCTGCTGCTCATGGGGGCGGTGGGCATCGGGGTGGCCTGCCTGCAG